The DNA sequence tattctgTTACATATATTTCTTTGTTGTAGTGAAACCAAAATTAAtgcatttgaaattaaaaataaaacactgaGTCATTTTGATTAAAAAGCTGTCAATATTTACTTGTATGAATTAAGGATGTTTAATGCCCCATAAagcaaattaaaaaacaaatacttaCGAAGTGGTGCTTCCTTGAAGTAAGAGCTCTGTAGACACTCTTCAGCTGTAGCTCTTTTTTTGGGATCATACATGAAAAGGAAGTTTAGTAACCTTAGCCCGGCAGCAGAAAGCCATGGAAACCTCTGCTTTAAATTATTATAGGGCTGCTGCTTCAAAGTAAAGCTCTGTAGAGCTGGAAGAGAGGAGAACTCTGGCCAAATGGCATCAGAAGGTGTTCCCAAAAGATCCACAATAAGCTCAAGCTGGCCAAGTTCTGAACGCCCAGGCAGTAATGGCCGATGGCCCAATAGTTCACCTAATATACAGCCTGCTGCCCACATATCCACAGAAGTAGTTTGTGTGCGGGCCTGTAGCAACAACTCTGGTGCACGATACCACAGTGTTACCACACGAGGGGTCATTGGTCGCAAAGGTAATCCAAACCATCGTGCTAGTCCAAAATCAGctaaaaagagacagagagagaaacacTGTCATGAAAGGATATATTATTAATGAAACACCATAACATCACATTAGCTGATACAGTTTATATAATACATTTAAGAAACCTAAAAATTATGAACATTTATAGTTTTATGTTTTTAGTAATGGTTTAAAAAGTAAACGACGACGTCGAACATTCATATACACTGAATAAATCAGTGTACTTTTCACATTGTAGTAATATTTCAATATTCCCCAGAAGCAGGCAGTATGCTCTGTCAGTCAACTATGAATGTTTAGGTAAAAGGAAATGTGAACCATAAATAACTTTAATCATGTACAATGATACTGTAAAAACTACCATAATTATACAAAAACGGAACAAATAAAGTATTTCTCATGATAAACTTAGCACAGAATAACAAAGATGTCTGAGCACTGAAAAATATTTTGGTGAGTGGAAGGTGGTGAAGATTAGACTCACTGAATAACATGGCGGGGAGGGAGGTGATGTGGGTTGTCTCATGGACTTGAAATATGGGGAAAACGGTGTGATAGCAAGGTAATTTCTGTGATGGCAAGGAACTGGGTGGGCAGAGATATGAATATGGATGAATAGGGTTGGTGAGTGGGTACAGAGGTTTTAGGTTTGTAGACAAGTGCAGATCctgtggagggggaagagggggaggggaaatGTCACCTGGGTCATGTCCTTCTCCGGTCCAAAAAACATTTTAGTATAAGCATTTATGTTTTTAAATTCCACATTTCAGAGCTAGCTTTTGGAGAATATAGTAGCGTGAGAACTTGAGTCTTGAAGATAAGGAGTTCTATAAATTACAAGTTACTTTTAACAAACTGTGACCCCCTCCCCAGAACTGAACACTGGGTCTGCACATGATGGTGGGAGAGGAAAGTGTGTCATAGATAGTGGAACAGAAAGAGAGTGAGGATGTATGAAGATTCTCAGATGGCAGGAAACGATGCATAGATGGTCAAAAAGTGGAAGGTTAGGTGGAATGGGAGGTCTGGAGGTGAACTGATGGAATTACAGCTTCATACTATTTCAAGAAACCAATGTCTTTATGCATCGACAACAACTATTAAAGGAAGTAACATTTGAAAGACAATCCAGAAGTATAAGTATTAATAAAGTTACCTATTTTTACACATCCTTTGTCTGTCATCAGCAAGTTTGAAACTTTAAGGTCACGATGTACCACAAAATTACGATGTAGGTACTGCAGGCCTCGTAAAACTTGCAACATGATACACTTTACTTGCGATTCAGAAAAAGGGGCCTGCATGTTATCAAGTAGACTAGCCAGGTCCTGTTCACAGTACTCCATTGCAAGGAAAATGCTGAAACAATAAAAATTCACATGTAAAAATTATATCCAAATGTAAGAAGAAAATGATATTAGTTGAGATGATAATGTTAATATTTTATGAGTCACATTTACACAGGACAATGGTCAAGAAAATTTAAGACATAAATATTGCTTGTTTGATATTACACTCTCAAAGAAAACTAACGGCACTTTTGACAACAGCCTgtttaaataacaacaacaacaacaacaacaacaacaacaaaactttgaaagaaatttaaaaataacatattttgaacaatataaagagacagaaatatgttaaatgttttctttcaaacttcaaTCATTTATAAGTAACTGTCAATACAAAGGATACtaggaaagttttgcagtgtgagaCCACACACGGATAGCTAACAATTTGGTTCTGTGTGCGTTTAGCTTCAACCATACTTACAACAGGGAATGTTTAAACATGTGAGTCTCAACATTTTTAAACAAAGAAAACTTCACTATTATATAGGGTACAGAACAATGTTGGACACAAACCGCAAAGTCATTTAAAAGTCGTGTGCCAAAATTCAGATTCATTAAGTGTTTCTTCACTAAAACAATGATCTAGAACAGGCATGGACAACCTTTGGTGAACCACAGACCTGATTCACACACTTACTTAAGCTCATGGGCCACCTCGTCATGCAAAAGCAGTGCTCCTAGAgcataaagtcaaaactatagagcCTGTGAGATTAATGTTTATGTGGTAATGCACCGACAGGAATGGCACCCCTTTCCTGACATGCCATGCCAGCAAATTATGCCTCAATACACAAATTTTTGAGAGAACATTCGTTTTGTGTTCACGCGGAATTTCTTCCAAGGGCCGGACTGAAACAGATTGCGTGCTGGATGCGGTCTAAAGGTCACCAGTTGCCCACTCATGATATAGAATATTGTTCAAAAATTTGAAAGGGTTATTTAGTTGTATTATATGTCATAGATTCAGTGCAACCTTTATTTTGCTCAATGTGACTTTGCTGTGCTTCCAAAAGTGAAGACTTGCTTTAAAGCCTGGGAGTTTTCTACAAATCATGAGCTTCCACATACATGGTGGAATGACCATGCTCCACTGCTAAAACAACAAGGTAACCCTCTGGTAAttggtttcaaattctgaagacctGCAATGAGCAGAGGAAAATGCTACAAGAAAGCAAGACAATCATGGATGTAAAGCAAAACTTTATTAGTATCCTTTCTACAGATCTCAAAATAGTTTGTAACAACACACTACAGATGTATACCTTGGCTCTTTCCATATTTCCAATGGTTCTCCTTCATGATGGAATCTACGGAACACAATGTGCACATGAGAGAGAGACATGATTACAGTTATTAATTGTCTAGGGCAAGTTATTAAGCAAAAATTAATTTGTGATCACTTCTGAAATAGAGTTCAATTCTTGCAAATCTATATCAGTCACCGAG is a window from the Schistocerca americana isolate TAMUIC-IGC-003095 chromosome X, iqSchAmer2.1, whole genome shotgun sequence genome containing:
- the LOC124556586 gene encoding cyclin-dependent kinase 10; translated protein: MEPEITKQSLSLEQDDYAPAEAGPDPSAPVTRRGVFTSFLTGKPMDIPEQDVLGRCRFVSEFEKLNRIGEGTYGIVYRARDTKSDKVVALKKVRMEHEKDGLPVSGLREISVLLSCRHENIVHLKEVVVGRSLESIFLAMEYCEQDLASLLDNMQAPFSESQVKCIMLQVLRGLQYLHRNFVVHRDLKVSNLLMTDKGCVKIADFGLARWFGLPLRPMTPRVVTLWYRAPELLLQARTQTTSVDMWAAGCILGELLGHRPLLPGRSELGQLELIVDLLGTPSDAIWPEFSSLPALQSFTLKQQPYNNLKQRFPWLSAAGLRLLNFLFMYDPKKRATAEECLQSSYFKEAPLPCDPKLMPTFPQHRNLKPGKPGENPSSGSAAAGNSAQDPADPSKAADCSLHLPAISDLLGSLVKKRRIE